One Ricinus communis isolate WT05 ecotype wild-type chromosome 1, ASM1957865v1, whole genome shotgun sequence DNA window includes the following coding sequences:
- the LOC8276677 gene encoding protein TIFY 4B isoform X6, whose protein sequence is MSPESKTMQTGDIISRSNLDKPLHQLTEDDIAQLTREDCRRYLKDKGMRRPSWNKSQAIQQVISLKALLETAPDSNEVPKRRLYIPHPHNVPLHHRAPANSSVSVKETDADTRISASPDEPVPYRRYHDITGDLSVRIATTENNSVSSSTCVCVHEENFTGAGILGFFSLSIRSAGPMNKHMGQMTIFYSGKVNVFNHVPRDKAQAIMQLAACPLSLSGDTSSDAIPALRPIPSQLEAPGVKTSLSPMFVYPTQQTGKVAEHCHLPKEESNLFHEDNLEGRTSRKASVQRYLEKRKDR, encoded by the exons ATGTCGCCGGAATCTAAGACCATGCAAACGGGAGATATAATTTCCCGGTCAAATCTAGACAAACCTCTTCACCAACTCACTGAAGATGACATTGCTCAGCTCACTCGCGAAGATTGCCGCAGATACCTCAAAGACAAAG GCATGAGAAGGCCGTCGTGGAACAAATCGCAGGCAATACAGCAAGTCATCTCTCTCAAAGCGCTACTTGAAACGGCGCCGGATTCCAACGAAGTTCCTAAAAGAAGACTCTACATTCCCCATCCTCATAATGTCCCCCTTCATCATCGC gCCCCTGCAAATTCCTCTGTTTCAGTGAAGGAAACAGACGCCGATACTCGGATCTCCGCGTCTCCTGATGAACCGGTTCCGTATCGGCGATATCATGATATTACCGGCGATCTTTCCGTCCGTATCGCCACCACCGAGAATAATTCGGTTTCATCGAG CACATGTGTATGTGTTCATGAAGAGAATTTCACAGGAGCTGGAATACTTggttttttctctttatcaaTAAG AAGTGCAGGTCCAATGAATAAGCATATGGGACAGATGACAATATTCTATAGTGGAAAGGTCAACGTATTCAATCATGTACCAAGAGATAAG GCACAAGCAATAATGCAGCTGGCTGCATGCCCACTCTCTTTGTCTGGAGATACTTCATCTGATGCAATTCCAGCATTACGGCCCATTCCGAGCCAGTTGGAAGCTCCAGGTGTCAAAACATCTCTTAGTCCTATGTTTGTCTATCCAACCCAGCAGACAG GGAAAGTGGCAGAACACTGCCATCTGCCTAAGGAAGAAAGCAACTTATTCCATGAAGACAACCTAG
- the LOC125368586 gene encoding chlorophyllase-1-like: MTNLMVKIVVLLTLLASPFLIALSEAKSDLGILDVFETGEVPTAYNRVDESDPASPPKPLLVVTPTVDGIYPVILFLHGTCLINSLYSDLFQHISSHGYIVVAPQIYSCLNGLIPMLPVSGPAELEFAAQVANWLPSGLQSVLPENVKGDLDKLSIGGHSRGGKTAFALALGYAKTPLKVKISALAGVDPVEGTSKNSPTQPKILTYIPQSLNLSIPVAVIGTGLGNQPVCWLVCPACAPDEMNHQEFFSECKAPAGHFVATEYGHMDMLNDNMTDIVGTLTNSLCKSSQNPRKPMRRTTGGIIVAFLKAYFKGEIEDYITIVQEPSAAPAKLDPVQFTEA, encoded by the exons ATGACAAACCTGATGGTAAAAATAGTTGTGTTGCTGACATTGCTGGCCTCCCCATTTCTGATAGCTTTGTCGGAAGCCAAGTCTGATTTGGGAATACTTGATGTTTTTGAAACGGGGGAAGTTCCAACTGCGTATAATCGAGTGGACGAATCGGACCCGGCCTCTCCTCCTAAACCTTTATTAGTAGTTACACCAACTGTAGATGGCATATACCCTGTCATCCTGTTTCTCCATGGCACCTGCCTTATTAACTCTTTGTACAGCGACCTCTTCCAACATATATCTTCTCATGGATATATAGTTGTTGCTCCTCAG ATATATTCTTGCCTAAACGGATTGATACCAATGCTACCCGTAAGTGGACCTGCAGAACTCGAGTTCGCAGCACAAGTGGCAAACTGGTTACCTTCAGGTCTCCAGTCTGTGCTACCTGAAAATGTTAAAGGCGATCTAGACAAGCTTTCCATTGGAGGTCATAGTAGAGGTGGAAAGACAGCATTTGCACTAGCACTTGGTTACGCCAAGACGCCACTAAAAGTGAAAATATCAGCACTAGCAGGAGTAGACCCTGTGGAAGGGACAAGCAAAAACAGCCCTACTCAACCCAAGATTCTCACGTACATCCCTCAGTCTCTTAACTTATCAATTCCGGTAGCTGTAATCGGAACTGGGTTAGGTAATCAGCCAGTATGCTGGCTAGTCTGTCCTGCTTGTGCTCCTGATGAAATGAACCATCAGGAGTTCTTCAGCGAGTGCAAAGCTCCTGCTGGCCATTTTGTTGCTACAGAGTACGGTCACATGGACATGTTAAATGACAATATGACAGACATAGTAGGGACATTGACAAATTCTTTGTGCAAGAGTAGTCAGAATCCTAGAAAGCCGATGAGAAGAACTACAGGTGGCATAATCGTGGCGTTTCTGAAGGCTTATTTCAAAGGTGAAATCGAGGACTATATTACCATTGTGCAAGAACCTTCTGCCGCTCCTGCAAAACTTGATCCTGTCCAGTTCACTGAAGCATAA